GATCGGTATGCCCTCCCCATATTTTCGCCTCGACACCTCCATATTGGGATGAATCACCCCATTGACCGCAATCTCGTCCTCAATCTCGGACTGTTTGTTAATCGGACACACCTGTGCCACCCGCGCCACCATCGCCCGCCCCAGGGATTCTCGGACCCCAAACATCTCGTACAAATAAAACCCCGGACTCTCCCAATCCTCGTGCAAATCGATCACACCTGCAAAAACCCGTCCTTCTACAAACCCCTTCAAAATCTCAATCTCGGGCACATCATCGCGCAAAAACGCCCAATTCACATCCACCTCCTGTGCATTGAGCCGCGCATTGTGAACATAGCTCCACGGGCACAAACACGGAATAACCTCAAAACGCACCCGATCAGCCCAGCGATCCCACTCCCCCTCTAAAAAAGCGAGCGCAGCCTCCACGCCAGCCGGTTCATCGCCGTGCGTCCCCCCATTGATATACACAACAGGCGCGTCTCCCTTGCCAGCAGACACGCGCAAAACCGGCAAACCATCAACCTCCCCCAATATCTGCACATCAACACCAGACACCGCTTCCACGCGCCTGACAACAGCATCGTAATCCCGTTGAACCATCACATATCCCGAAGCGCACCAATCACCCGCGCGTGAATCTCACGGGCACTCACCACCACCCCGCGATTGTCCTCCATCTGAGCAGCAGATACAAAATCCAGCGGCCTGCCAAACATATCGCTCACCTTCCCACCGGCTTCCTCAACAATAAGAGCACCCGCAGCGTGATCCCATATATTCTCGCGATAATCGGGATATTCTGGCGACGGCAGCCTCAAATACAACGCCGCATCGCCGCGTGCCACCGCACCGTATTTCACCTGACTATCCATCCTGAGCGAAGGAGAAACAATCCCAACCGCCCGAGCCACAGCTCCCTGTGCATCGAAATCGCCGTGTGACGACTCCACGCTCTCGGCAAACCGCCACGCAGGATCATCAATCCGAACATCAGCAACATCGCCACCCTCAAGAGACATCGCTCGTGTACCCTCTCCCCTAACAGCCACAAATAACACCCCGCAATCGCCCTCCATCTCCTCCATATCCACAGGCAGAGCCGGACACGCCAGCGCGGCAACCTTCACCTCACCGCAATCGACGAGCGCCAGCGCCACCGCGTATTGATCCCCGCGCAAAAAACCCTTTGTACCATCAATGGGATCGAGTGTCCAGAAACGCTCTGCAACATCCCCATTACCCGCATCAATCCAATCGCAAATTGTACCCTCATCCGCCTGTGCATACGCCCGAACAAACTCGCACACAGTCTTCCGCATCGCCGTTTGCTCTCCACCCCGAAGCACCGACGCATCTTCCTCCGCCACAATCGGATCATTGGGAAAAACCGACTTTAATCGTCTGCACACAAGTGCCTGCGAGCCAAAATCCGCAACCGTCACCGGACTGCGATCCTCCTTCTCCATCGCTCCAACAAGTGATTTTCGCACATCCACACAAAGCCGCGCAGCCTCGCGCACAGCCTCAACAGCGACCTCGCGCTCCCGATCATATCCCATAAACACCCCTATTTCTTTTGCACACCAAAATGATCCATCTCGCCGCGATCAATCCAACCCGGCAATCTAATCTTCTCCGACATCTTCCACGCCGTCAAATAAAGCGAAACCGTAAAGCGCGCAGCCCGCTTTGCTTGCTTCTCTGCAAAAGCGCGCACCGCAGGCTCATTCTTCCAATCCACATCTTTTGGAACGAGATACTGCTCCATAGACAACGCAGACTCAACCTCTCCGTAACTCTCGTGCATCTGTGCCACAATACCCGTCATCAAACTATCCACGGACGCGGCAGTCAAACCCTCGGCAATCTCTTCGGGTCTCAAATCCAAATTCTGAAGCAACCCATCAATCTTCTCGTGAATACGCGTCCTCGACGACTTGCCATCTACCACGCGACCATTCCAGTGAATCGTCAGATTCAGAGGTTGACAAACTTCCTGAGCAAAATGCGCCACATACCCGGCGTATATCAAACACTTATTCTGAATATGTGGATTATCGGGCCACTTGCGAAACTCTGCAAAAGATAGAGCGAGTTGCTCGGTATATTCCGCTGTTACGTAAGGCAACAAACCCACCTGCTCTGGCCTCTTCCCCAACTCTGCACATAGCCTTGCAAACGCGTACCGCGACGCGGGCAAATCCGCCACCTCAAACAACTCCATATTAAAATAATGAACCGGATGACCAGCCTTCTCCAGATGAAGCGTACCGCGATTCTTTGCAACATCCGGATCAACCGCCGCATGAGCCACCATACCTGCGCCAGCCCTGAGAAAAGCAGGCGCATCTGCCGGAAGCGCCTGAACAGCCGCCCGCGTCAAAATACCATGCCCTCGCGGCCACCAGCCCCAGGCGGACGACCCGAATACAAACAGTACCAATAAAACCATACCCAATCGACGCATCGATAATCTCCTTTCTTTTCTACTCCCCATCCCAAACCTCTCGCTTCACATAATCTGCAATCTCCAAACGCTCGGACAATCGCCAGGCAGTCAAATAAAGCCGCGCGGTAAACCGCGTTGCAGCGCGGGCGCGATCTTTTGCAAAGGCGACCACCTCGGCATTCGGTACCCAATTCTCCTCATCATATCTGGGAATATTCGGTCCCATTTCATAAACCCGATCAACCAGTGCAAACCCCTCTTCAAACTCCCGCATAATCTCAGACATCGTGTTTTCAAAAGGCGTCACATCCTGATCGCGCGACAAATCCCCTGGCTCCATCTTCAAAAACTGCACCAGGCCATCCACCTTCAGGTGAATACCCCTCTGCAACTTTTCGCCCCCCTCCTGCACGCGTCCATCATAGTGAATCGTCAAATGCAAAGGCTGGCACATATCCTCGGCATAGTGCGCGAGAAAACCCGCATAAATCAGGCACTTACTCTGAATATGCGGATTATCGGGCCACTTGCGAAACTCTGCAAAAGCCACCGCCAGCCGCTCTGTCCACTCATTCACCGCATAAGGCACAAAACCCATCTTCTCGGGCGACACCCCATGCTCATAACACAACTTCACAAACGCATAGCGACTCTCGGGCAACGCCTCCACATCGAGCATCTCGCGATCCAAAAAATGCTCGGGATACTCTGCGCCTCGCACCTGCGGCGTACCCCGGTTCTTACCCATATCGGGATCAATACTCAAATGCGCCACCGTCTTTGCCCCCTGCCTGAAAAACGCGGGAACCTCATCGGGCAAAGCCGCCACAGCGGACAAAGTCAGAATATGATGCCCCTCCAGCAACCAGCCTCGAGCAGGAGAACACACCCCTGCGAGGAGTAAAACGGCAATAGCAAATCGTTTGATCATCAATACCTCCTGGAGTCACACATAAAGAAAGACAGCGGAGAAACTCAGAAAGTTTCTCCGCTATCTAAAATGGCGGGAATGTGT
The Gemmatimonadota bacterium genome window above contains:
- a CDS encoding 3'(2'),5'-bisphosphate nucleotidase codes for the protein MGYDREREVAVEAVREAARLCVDVRKSLVGAMEKEDRSPVTVADFGSQALVCRRLKSVFPNDPIVAEEDASVLRGGEQTAMRKTVCEFVRAYAQADEGTICDWIDAGNGDVAERFWTLDPIDGTKGFLRGDQYAVALALVDCGEVKVAALACPALPVDMEEMEGDCGVLFVAVRGEGTRAMSLEGGDVADVRIDDPAWRFAESVESSHGDFDAQGAVARAVGIVSPSLRMDSQVKYGAVARGDAALYLRLPSPEYPDYRENIWDHAAGALIVEEAGGKVSDMFGRPLDFVSAAQMEDNRGVVVSAREIHARVIGALRDM
- a CDS encoding M14 family metallocarboxypeptidase, which translates into the protein MVQRDYDAVVRRVEAVSGVDVQILGEVDGLPVLRVSAGKGDAPVVYINGGTHGDEPAGVEAALAFLEGEWDRWADRVRFEVIPCLCPWSYVHNARLNAQEVDVNWAFLRDDVPEIEILKGFVEGRVFAGVIDLHEDWESPGFYLYEMFGVRESLGRAMVARVAQVCPINKQSEIEDEIAVNGVIHPNMEVSRRKYGEGIPIALYQRGHTGHLVTSESPTAQPMNVRVAAHLVAIEVMVEANARDF